The DNA window GTGCGCCAACGGTACGGGCAATACCCATCGCCTTACTGCGGCTGCCGAGGCTATCCTGTGGCGACAGACCAAGCTGCTGTTTGGCGACGCCAAGCTGCTGCTGCGATACCAGGGTAAATTTCCCGTTACCCGCCAGCGCGTTGTGTAATGCGGTTGTCGCCTCAGCGGCGTTCAACGTGCCGTTGGTGCGGTTGTTTACGCTATCAATCAGCAGAATACTACCTGCTGTCACGCCACCCGCTTGCAGCATTTGTCCAACCATCGGCTGCACTGCGCTGCTCCAGTCATAATGACGCACGCGCGGGGCCGGTTGCGCTGGCTCCTCGCCATGTTCAATTGGGCCTGGCTGCGTAGGTATCACAGGAATACTTGGCACAGTTGGCTGCGGCTGAACAGGCTGCTGCGGTTTTGGCTGTGCTTCCTCAACGGGAGCGGGCTGCTGACCTGGCCCTACGCACCCGGCAAGGAATATCGCCAGTGCGGTAACAAGTGCATAGCGACACATTTTAATCATTACGATGACCTCTTACAGATAAAGATAAAGTCGGGCCTTGTGCGCCCCCAGAATATTGGCGCTGCCGTAAAGCGTGATCGAGGAGTGCGCGGGAACCGTTATGCTGCGCGCCGGTTCAAGTGGATGCATCTCCAGCCCTCTGGCGTCATACCAGAAAAAGCGATAGTGCACGGTCACCGGTACCTGGCGCTCATTAAATAGTCGTGTGGTCGCCGTCGCTTGTATCTCTGAGGCGGTCACCGTCGGTACTTCAGCGCTAATCCCCGCCGCCAGTACGTTAGATTCCATCACCAGACTTTGCTGATCGCTGACCGGTATTTCCGGATGCGAGCTGCATCCAACCAGGAGCGTCGCGGCCAGAAGTGCGCCGAAATGGGCTGCGCGCATGGGTATTAACCTTTGTGGGCCAGCATTGGACCTAATGGACGCCCACCCAGCAGATGCATGTGGATATGATAGACCTCCTGACCCCCGTGGCGATTGCAATTGACGATCAGGCGGTAACCATCGTCAGCCAGCCCCTCGTCGCGGGCAATTTTCGCCGCAACGGTCATCATCCGACCAAGAGCCAGTTCATGCTCCGTAGTTACATCGTTGACAGTTGGAATCAGGATATTAGGAATGATCAGAATATGGGTCGGTGCCTGCGGAGAGATATCGCGAAAAGCAGTGACCAACTCGTCCTGATAAACAATATCCGACGGGATCTCCCGGCGAATGATTTTGCTGAAAATCGTTTCTTCTGCCATGACTGATTCCTTATTAATTTTATACCGTGCTCTGGCCTGCCCCTGCAGATAAACGCGGATGCACAGGATTCGCTTAAGAGTATGAGCGAGTTACTCCCACTCTTTCAACCTGAAAGCGTTTTTTCTTACGCGACAAAGGACTTAGCTGCTGACTGATTAATCATTTCGCACCTCAGGCTTTTCTGTTGAGCAATAGTGAAACATTCATCGCATCCATTTTACTCATGTTTACATATTAAATATTAATGCGTATATTTCTCATTTGTATTCATATTGAATGCAACGCGCTTTCGATCGACCGCGGTCACAGAGCCCCGGCGAATAATAATTATCTTATGATCAAGGGTTTATGATGTCTCTCTCCACCACCTTCCAGGATGGGCGTATCACACCGTCCCTGCTTGCTATGGGCATAGCGTTGGCGCTCTTTCCTCAGCTCAGCCAGGCCGTCAGCAAGGCCGAAGACACGATTATTGTAGAAGGTTCCGCAGATACCGGCTCAGATACGCAAGAGCAGGATTACAGCGTCAAAACCACCTCCGCCGGGACCAAAATGGAGATGGCCCAGCGCGATATTCCGCAATCGGTCAGTATCATTACCGAACAGCGGATGCAGGACCAGCAGTTGCAAACTCTGGGCGACGTGATGGACCACACTACCGG is part of the Klebsiella huaxiensis genome and encodes:
- the hinT gene encoding purine nucleoside phosphoramidase; this translates as MAEETIFSKIIRREIPSDIVYQDELVTAFRDISPQAPTHILIIPNILIPTVNDVTTEHELALGRMMTVAAKIARDEGLADDGYRLIVNCNRHGGQEVYHIHMHLLGGRPLGPMLAHKG
- the lpoB gene encoding penicillin-binding protein activator LpoB, coding for MCRYALVTALAIFLAGCVGPGQQPAPVEEAQPKPQQPVQPQPTVPSIPVIPTQPGPIEHGEEPAQPAPRVRHYDWSSAVQPMVGQMLQAGGVTAGSILLIDSVNNRTNGTLNAAEATTALHNALAGNGKFTLVSQQQLGVAKQQLGLSPQDSLGSRSKAMGIARTVGAQYVLYSNATGNVNSPELKMQLMLVQTGEIIWSGKGAVQQQ
- a CDS encoding YcfL family protein encodes the protein MRAAHFGALLAATLLVGCSSHPEIPVSDQQSLVMESNVLAAGISAEVPTVTASEIQATATTRLFNERQVPVTVHYRFFWYDARGLEMHPLEPARSITVPAHSSITLYGSANILGAHKARLYLYL